The Alkalihalobacillus sp. TS-13 genomic interval GTCCCGGTAAGTCGTATTATGTCCCAATAAGTGTAAAAAAAATACGACTTGCTAATACACTTATTATATTAGCAAGTCCTTCATAAGGTTTCAACAAAAATCACTTGAAAAATGTAAGTAAGCGTTTTCTTAAATCATTTTGATCGATGATACCGTATTGAAGATCTTCTCCATTCACTTGCACGACAGGGATCATCACCCCATATGCCTCCAACCATTCGTCTTTTGTATAAATGTCCCTCTCTTCAATCGAAAAATCGATTTCTTCCTGCAATTCTTCAAGAATTAAAAGTGCTTTATCGCACAATGGACAATTTGTTTTTGTATAAAAATGAACGGTCAGCATGAGTTTGGCTCCTTTTTATAAGGTTCTGTTTGAGAAATTAATGGGAAATATACTCGCTTTCCGCGGGCAATCTGCAAGCCTCCTCACTCGTTCCTCGCTTGCGGGGTCTTGCTTAGCTTGCTTTTCCCGCTGGAGTCTCGCATATTTCCACTACTAACAGTCATTCATTTCTTTATCAACTTTCATTAGAATAAACTTTTTAAAAACAGACTCCAATAAAATTTCATTTTAAAACGATGGAACTATGACAGTTCCACCGTTATACGACGATGCTTTTTCGTTTCGATGATGATGGGATCCTCAGTTCTTCTCGGTATTTCGCCACCGTCCGTCTTGATATGTCGATCCCCTCTTCTTTAAGGGAGTTGGCGATTTTCTGATCGGAAAGCGGCTTGTGTTTCGGTTCAGTTTCCACCATACGCTGGATTTGTATTTTCACTTGTGCAGATGATGTATCTTCACTTTGATTCGTTTTATCTAACTTTGAAGTGAACAAAGATTTCAGTGGGATGGTTCCTCTTGGTGTTTGGATCGTCTTGTTTTTCACAGCTCTGCTGATTGTCGATTCATGGACATCGATTTGCATTGCGACTTCCTTCAATGTCATCGGTCGAAGTGCCTCATATCCATGCTCGAAGAACGCCCGTTGTGCTTGCAGCAAATATTCCCCAAGATTCTGGAGGGTCTGCCTTCGCTGGTCAAGACTCCGCTTCAGCCATTCGAATTTTTGCAGTTGGTTTTCAAGATAGGATTTCGTATCATTATGCTGCTTCAAGATCCGGAAATATCGCTCATTCAATGAAACCTCAGGGACCAAATCTTCATTCATCCTTACAAAAAAATCCCCCTGCTTATTCTGTTCAATAAAGAATTCAGGTTCGACCCATTCAGGCTGGTCTTTTTCAAACCCGGAACACGGTCTCGGATTCAACGAACGAATGAAATCATCCACTTCCTTCAATTCTTTCATCGTAATGTTCAGCGTTTTTGATAGATAGGAAAACTTCTTATCCGCAAACGCATCTAGGTGGTGCTTGATGATTTCTTCTACTACAGGCATGTCACAATCTGTCGCTTTCAACTGCAGCAACAGACATTCTGACAGTGATCTTGCACCAACGCCGATCGGTTCAAACTGTTGAATCCGTTCCAGGATGGTTTCGATTTTTTTACCCGGTACCTCGAGCTCTTCCTGCAGACACTCTAAACTGCAGTCCAGATACCCGTTTTCATCTAAACAATAAATCATATATTCTGCGATCACTTTATCTTCATCAGTCAATTCAACCCAGGCCAATTGCTCAAGAAGATGCAACTGTAAAGAATCATCTTCTGATTTAATGAAATTGACTGGATTGAAATCATTATCTTCATCATAAAACCAGGAATCCTGATCGTTTTCCGTCGTAGAGGTCCGCTCACTTTGGACATCCACTGGTTTTTCCTGCAGATCGATCAATGGATTTTCCATCGCCTGTTGATGTAAAAATTGAGAAAGTTCGAGTGTAGGATATTGTAAAATCGTTATCGCTTGTCGTAACTCATGCGTCATGACAAGTTTCATCGATTGTGTTTGATATAAACCTAACTCCATAACAATCCCTCCTACCAACATCTTATCAAAAATGTATGCGCTTTAGCACCTTGAAATATTTTCAAAATGGTTGGAAGCGGGAGTCTGGAACGTTAAATCATGAATAATAAAAAGGAAATTGTAGCTAGGCTGGTCACTGTACTAACAAACATCGCACTTGAGACATACTCCGACTTCAGTTCGAATTTAGTAGCAAGTAAAGTTGTCGTCGCCGCTGTCGGTGTGGCAGACGAAAGGATCAATACTTTTGCCCAAAGTGAATCTAACGGGTAAAAAAATCCGATGATCAGGTAAGCAATCGCTGGATAGACGATCAGTTTGAAAGTCGTCGCAATACTGATGAATGACATCGCACTCTTTACATTGATGTTTGAAAGGTTGATTCCTAGCAAGGTCAATAGAGCCGGTATGGCCGCGTTCCCTAATAGTTCAACCGGGTTAGCCAAAGCGACCGGGACCTGGATACCCGATAATTTTAAAAAGATAGCTAATATGATTGCAACAAATGCAGGCATTTTGAAAATATTTGAAAAAGCTTGCCCAAAACCGGTTTCTTCATTTCTTGAAGCGTAGTAAATCCCTGCAGAGTTCATGAGTAAAGATTGGATAACTGCAAAAATGATCCCGATCGTAACACCAGTTTCTCCGAATGCAAACATGATGATCGGAAGTCCATAGTTCCCGGCATTCGGAAACGCACTGGCAAGCATCATCGCATTTTTATAAGAAGGAGCCCACTTGAAGAAAAAACTGATGATATTCATCAACCCTGCAAACAAAACAAACAAAATGGCCCCGAACATGGCGATTTTACCTAAATCAGAAAAATCCAGAGACGAAGTGGTCACCGAATAAAAGAAAAGGGCAGGACTGAAAACATAGATACATAGATCAGAGACTGGTTTTGGGTTCACCCCTAGATATTTTCCGACGATAAAGCCGATCAATATAATGAAAAATATGGGAAAAACAATATTAAGCAAATCGAATAAGAACATAACTTCACCTGACTAATCTATTTTTCTTATAGGCTCTTTTAATAAAGATTGTTGTTTTTCACAATTCCTTTGGATGGGCGGAAATATACTCGCTTTCCGCGGGCACAAGAAAAGCAGAAGCGACAGGTTTAGTCACGCAGGTCACTGAAGGACTGACGAGGAGGCTGTTGCCGCCGCAGGAAGTTTGAAGTGTCCAAGTGACTGGTCGCTGAGCTGCCCTAGATTTACAAGCTTCCTCGCGAGTTTCTCGCTGTAGGGTCTCGCCTGGCTCGCTGTTCCCGCAGGAGTCTCGTATATCTTCCACTGCTTACAGGATTTCATCGACCTCTATATCAAATGATAATCGTTCATAAGCAACAACCCTTATTAAATAACCTCCTCTTAAAGAAAACTTGGCAAAGCCAAACCTTGGCGCAGGCTGAGCCTAGTTGCACTTATACTGAAGAAAGTATTTTTTACTTTCTTTAAATGTAAAAACGAAAAACAAATGAGGAGTACCCTCCCCATTTGCTTAATTAATGTGGCTGTTTACGTATAGATTTTTTATGCAATTCGGAAATATACTCGCTGCGGGCGAACGAAAAGCGGAAGCGACCCGATTAGTCACGTAGGTCACTGGAAAACGGACGAGGAGGCTGTCGCCGCCGCAGGAAGTTTGAAATGATCCAAGTGACTGGTCGCTGAGCTGGACATCACTTCCATGCATAAGCCCTGAATCTGTAAGCCTCCTCACTTGCACAGGATGTGCTGGCTTCGACGGTCACCACAGGACGTGGTGGAATTTAGTCGAAGGTCCTTATTATAGTCGAAGATCCTTTTTAAAAAGTGCGGGGTCTCGCTTAGCTTGCTTTCCTGCAGGAGTCTCGCATATTTCCACTGCCACTGGTGTTAAGCCTCTCTTTATTACTTTCGATTAGCAAACTAACCTTTAGAAAATAGCCATTAAAATAATATCGGGATTAATATTCCGGCCAATAGTAGAATGAGTGCCCCGCCTAATCTAGAGGAAATTTGCGCGAATGGCATTAGCTCCATTCTTCTTGATGCTGATAGAACTGCAACATCTCCTGTTCCACCCATATTCGCCATACATAATCCAGCTGTTATAGCAGATTCAATCGGGTAAAATCCAACGAGCCGACCAACCATTGCTGAGCCAATCGTTGCACCTAAGACCACAGCAAGGACAATCGCGATATATTGTAAACTTAGAGCATCAATTACCGCATTTAGATCGGTATAGGCAATTCCGATTCCGATCAATAACGCAAACGTCCAGTTTTTTGCAACAAATTGATACCACTGGCTTGCGCCTTCTTCCACGATCTTCGGCAAGAAGTTGAAGATTTTACAAACGGCTACTGCAATGATCATAAGTGCGTAAGCGTGGAGAGGGATAAAGCCAGCTAATACTTGTCCAAAAACAAAGAATGCTAATGCCGCAAGTAATCCGGCTCCCATTTTGCCGATATCGAGTTTGGATTCTTCTTTTTCATATTTAAAACCTTTCATCAACTGACCATTACCTGTCAGTGAAGGCTTCTTCTCACCGATTAAGTTAAGGATGCTTGCGATGACGATTGCGAAAACGTTCCCTAATGCTAGCGCCGGGACAAGGATAGAAATATAATAGCTTGGGTCATTTCCCAACAGCTCAGAATAGATTTGGGACATTGGTACTGCGCCAGCACCCATTCCGCCTCCCATGATCGGAAGTGTAATCACTAGAATAGCATCCATCACATCAAAACCAACGATAAAACCGATCAACCCTGCTAGGACGATTGCACCAAAGACAGCTGAAAGTAGGGGTAAAGCAAACCGTGCGCCAGCTTTGATGAGTATTTTCGAGTTCATTCCTAGTATACTACCTGTAATTAATGCTGCGATATAAAAGTTCAGGAACTGTCCATCCTTCATGAATTCGGTGATCATTGTAACGCTTTGTTCGGGGAGTATATTTCCATATACGAGGAAAGAGGCTCCAAAGATGGCAACAATCGCTCCCCCACCTAAATACGTTTTAACAATAGGAGTGTGATCGCCTAACCAACCAAACAATTCTCCTAAAATGATCATGACGATCAAGCTGCCGATCATTCCGCCTGGTAATGTATTTGTGTAAAGTGCCACCAACATGATAACTCCGAAGATAGCAAACCATACGACAGGGGTACAGAATAATGTCATTCCTTTCGGCGGTTCTTGTTGAACCTCGGGTTGCTCAATGCTGTTCTCTTCATTTTTGTAAGCTAGATTACTCACATCATCATCTCCTCACAATTGAATTTTAGAGGTTGGAAACGGTTTCAATTATCCCAACACCTCTTCATGTCAAAAATAGTCTTATTTTGCATTGTAGGAGATTAAGAGTAAACAATTAAGGTTTTATTATTAATGAAAGTATTTTGTAAATAAAAAAAGTAAACGGCAATGCTGCCGTTTACAAATAGGTCTTGATGAGCGTTTCACTTTGTGGAACTCTTTGATACCGTGTCTGTGGCCTACCGACGGATCCATATATCGTTTGGGCTTCTAGGACACCGATGTCACTTAGAAAAGCTAAATATTTACGAGTAGAAACGCGTGAAATACCAACGTTGAAGGTGAGATCTTCTGTTGAAAAACCATTGTTATCCAAGCCTTTTATTTCATTCCAGACCATGTTTAACGTATCCTTGGTCAACCCTTTCGGCAACTCATTTCCTGCTGACTCATCTTGATCATTATGGAACATTAATTCATCAAGCTCCTTTTGACTCGGTTCCCGATCCAGGTCAAAGTAAGCTTTCTTGCTTTTATACCTCTCCAATGCTGACCGAAACCTGTCAAACTCGAATGGTTTGATCAAATAATCCACCGCACCGAGTCGTAATGCCTTGTTGATACTCCCCTTATCGTTTGCAGCTGATATGACGATCACATCCAAAGCTGCATCTTTCGCACGTACCTCAGATAAAAATTCCAACCCGTTGATTTCCGGCATGAAAATATCAAGCAAAATCAAATTGACTTTTTCTTGTTCCAGCACTTTGAAGGCTGCAGCCCCGTCACTTGAAACAGAGACAAGATTAAAACCTTCCATTTGCTCTAAGTATCGTTTATTGAATTCCGCAACCATTGGGTCATCTTCTACAATCAATACGTTAATCATCACTTTCATCCTTACTTTTATAAGGGATACGCACTTCAAAAATAGTGCCTTTTCCTGGTTCAGAGGTGACAATCACATCACCATCTATTTTTTGTATACTTTCATTAACAAGATGCAGACCATAGCCCCTTTCAGAATCTTTTGTTGAATATCCTTTTTCGAAGACTTGATTTAACTTTTCCTCGTTCATGCCTATACCTTTGTCTTTAACTTCAAGTGTAAGAGACTCTTCCTCTTCATCAAAGACAAAACTGACCAATACTTTTTTGTCTTTCGCATTCTTGACAGCGTCCAATGCGTTATCGATCAGATTTCCGACGATGGTGATGATTTCATGAATGATTTCCTGATTACGAGGCAATGGGACGAATGTGTCTTCTGATAATAAAACATTCTTGTTCTGTTCACGCGCGTAACTCATCTTGGCTAAAACAAATCCTGCTAAAACCGGGTCCTTGATCCGTTTTGCGATAAAACCGATTTCTTCTTGGTAATGGTTCGTAATCTGATTAATATAAGCAGGCAGTTGATCGTAGGATTTCATATGGACCATTCCAAGGATAACATGAAGCTTGTTTTTGAACTCGTGCGCTTGAGCTCGGAGTGCTTCCGCATACATTTTCACTCCCGTGAGTTCCTCCGCAAGGCGTTTGATTTCGGTCAGATCACGGAAGGTGGATATAGCCCCCACCACTCTATTATCCACTTTGATTGGGACGATGTTCGCCAACAAAGTAATGCCATTCAAGTTGGTCTCTTGATCGAGTATCGGGGCCCCGGTCTTGATGACCTTGATAAGTTTAGAATCCGTTATGAAGGAATCGACCTGCTTTCCGATCAATTCGTCCTTCATTCCAGCCTCACGAAAGATTTTTTTAGCGGTATCGTTCGCAAGGGTCACTTTCCCATCTTCATCGATGGTCAAGATTCCTTCCACTGTCGATTGGAGCATTTTATTCCGCTCTTCCAGTACTTTCGCGATTTGCGAAGGTTCGAGACCAAAGAGGATTTTCCGGACACGCCTGCCGAGTAATATGGCTCCGATCACACCGATCACCGCTCCGAACAGGATACCGATATAGATGATGTATCTGCTTTTGCTGACGGCATGTTCGATACTGCTCAATGAAATTCCGACCGCAACTGCACCGATTTGGTCTGTGCCTTCAGAGTTGTAGATCGGGGTAAATGATCTAAGAGACATTCCTAGCGTCCCTTTCGCGATCGATACATGCTCATTCCCTTTTAAAACTTCATCCTCATCGCCGCCAACAAACGTTTTGCCGATCTTTTCTTCATCAGGATGGGATTTCCGGACACTGTTCATATCAAAAACGACGACGTAATCCACATTCGTCACTTCACGTATATCTTCAGCAAACGTTTGGATCCCCTCTTCCGGCAGTTCGCCTTCCATACTATTGATGACGACTGGAGAATTGGCGACTATTCTCGATATATTCGTTGCTTTTTCTTCTAAATGCACTTGTGTCCTCTCAGAAACCTCTTTGCCTATGAGAAGATAAGTGACCAGAAGTGCCAGGATGACGACACTGCATACGAGTAATATGATTGTTGTTTGTAACCGTAAATTCGGCATTTTCAGTTTCACCAATATGCCTCCATAATGATTCAATTCGTTTTGCACCCAAAAATAGTTATTGCATGAATACCCAGTCTACACTATAATATCCAATGCATATCTTTTTTCTATGTCTATTATAGAGTTTTCTATGACCACTTGTCATTTTGCGCTCGTAGCTCAGGGGATAGAGCAATGGTTTCCGGTACCATGTGTCGGGGGTTCGAATCCCTCCGAGCGCGCTTAAGAAGGCGGGACTGTCCTAAAAGAAAAGTGTCAGACACCTCCAACACAACATTCTGGATCAAAATGTTGTTAAATTCGGAGAGACTCAGACACTTTTGGGCCAGCCCCGTTTTTTTTATGCCATGAAAACAGGAACGATATGTAAAAAATTCCTGTTTTGGGACTCGCCACCGCTCTTTTCTCCTGTCCAAATTAGGCCCGGCTTCTGACAGTCTTCAACTCTTTTCTCCCCTTCCTGTCCGAGGTTAGCCCGTGTTTGGACAATCTTTCAATTCTTACAGCA includes:
- a CDS encoding glutaredoxin family protein, giving the protein MTVHFYTKTNCPLCDKALLILEELQEEIDFSIEERDIYTKDEWLEAYGVMIPVVQVNGEDLQYGIIDQNDLRKRLLTFFK
- the rpoN gene encoding RNA polymerase factor sigma-54; the protein is MELGLYQTQSMKLVMTHELRQAITILQYPTLELSQFLHQQAMENPLIDLQEKPVDVQSERTSTTENDQDSWFYDEDNDFNPVNFIKSEDDSLQLHLLEQLAWVELTDEDKVIAEYMIYCLDENGYLDCSLECLQEELEVPGKKIETILERIQQFEPIGVGARSLSECLLLQLKATDCDMPVVEEIIKHHLDAFADKKFSYLSKTLNITMKELKEVDDFIRSLNPRPCSGFEKDQPEWVEPEFFIEQNKQGDFFVRMNEDLVPEVSLNERYFRILKQHNDTKSYLENQLQKFEWLKRSLDQRRQTLQNLGEYLLQAQRAFFEHGYEALRPMTLKEVAMQIDVHESTISRAVKNKTIQTPRGTIPLKSLFTSKLDKTNQSEDTSSAQVKIQIQRMVETEPKHKPLSDQKIANSLKEEGIDISRRTVAKYREELRIPSSSKRKSIVV
- a CDS encoding AEC family transporter, with translation MFLFDLLNIVFPIFFIILIGFIVGKYLGVNPKPVSDLCIYVFSPALFFYSVTTSSLDFSDLGKIAMFGAILFVLFAGLMNIISFFFKWAPSYKNAMMLASAFPNAGNYGLPIIMFAFGETGVTIGIIFAVIQSLLMNSAGIYYASRNEETGFGQAFSNIFKMPAFVAIILAIFLKLSGIQVPVALANPVELLGNAAIPALLTLLGINLSNINVKSAMSFISIATTFKLIVYPAIAYLIIGFFYPLDSLWAKVLILSSATPTAATTTLLATKFELKSEYVSSAMFVSTVTSLATISFLLFMI
- a CDS encoding 2-hydroxycarboxylate transporter family protein; the protein is MSNLAYKNEENSIEQPEVQQEPPKGMTLFCTPVVWFAIFGVIMLVALYTNTLPGGMIGSLIVMIILGELFGWLGDHTPIVKTYLGGGAIVAIFGASFLVYGNILPEQSVTMITEFMKDGQFLNFYIAALITGSILGMNSKILIKAGARFALPLLSAVFGAIVLAGLIGFIVGFDVMDAILVITLPIMGGGMGAGAVPMSQIYSELLGNDPSYYISILVPALALGNVFAIVIASILNLIGEKKPSLTGNGQLMKGFKYEKEESKLDIGKMGAGLLAALAFFVFGQVLAGFIPLHAYALMIIAVAVCKIFNFLPKIVEEGASQWYQFVAKNWTFALLIGIGIAYTDLNAVIDALSLQYIAIVLAVVLGATIGSAMVGRLVGFYPIESAITAGLCMANMGGTGDVAVLSASRRMELMPFAQISSRLGGALILLLAGILIPILF
- a CDS encoding response regulator, producing MINVLIVEDDPMVAEFNKRYLEQMEGFNLVSVSSDGAAAFKVLEQEKVNLILLDIFMPEINGLEFLSEVRAKDAALDVIVISAANDKGSINKALRLGAVDYLIKPFEFDRFRSALERYKSKKAYFDLDREPSQKELDELMFHNDQDESAGNELPKGLTKDTLNMVWNEIKGLDNNGFSTEDLTFNVGISRVSTRKYLAFLSDIGVLEAQTIYGSVGRPQTRYQRVPQSETLIKTYL
- the dcuS gene encoding DcuS/MalK family sensor histidine kinase, with the protein product MPNLRLQTTIILLVCSVVILALLVTYLLIGKEVSERTQVHLEEKATNISRIVANSPVVINSMEGELPEEGIQTFAEDIREVTNVDYVVVFDMNSVRKSHPDEEKIGKTFVGGDEDEVLKGNEHVSIAKGTLGMSLRSFTPIYNSEGTDQIGAVAVGISLSSIEHAVSKSRYIIYIGILFGAVIGVIGAILLGRRVRKILFGLEPSQIAKVLEERNKMLQSTVEGILTIDEDGKVTLANDTAKKIFREAGMKDELIGKQVDSFITDSKLIKVIKTGAPILDQETNLNGITLLANIVPIKVDNRVVGAISTFRDLTEIKRLAEELTGVKMYAEALRAQAHEFKNKLHVILGMVHMKSYDQLPAYINQITNHYQEEIGFIAKRIKDPVLAGFVLAKMSYAREQNKNVLLSEDTFVPLPRNQEIIHEIITIVGNLIDNALDAVKNAKDKKVLVSFVFDEEEESLTLEVKDKGIGMNEEKLNQVFEKGYSTKDSERGYGLHLVNESIQKIDGDVIVTSEPGKGTIFEVRIPYKSKDESDD